Proteins from one Hydrogenophaga sp. SL48 genomic window:
- a CDS encoding tripartite tricarboxylate transporter TctB family protein: MSDRVLGAVCVVASAAMAWAAQDYAAAISYEPVGPRAFPLLLAVGLGLSGLWLVLRPTGGAESFRGVPWKATALCAAAVLAYALLFQWLGFALATALMALPVGMAFGGSWKQSLTGGAALGLVLFLLFDKVLDVVLPTGPLSAALGGS, from the coding sequence ATGAGTGACCGCGTCCTCGGCGCGGTGTGTGTAGTCGCGTCCGCCGCCATGGCCTGGGCCGCGCAAGACTACGCCGCCGCCATCTCCTACGAACCCGTCGGCCCGCGCGCGTTTCCGCTGCTGCTGGCCGTCGGCCTGGGCCTGTCTGGCCTGTGGCTGGTGCTGCGCCCCACAGGCGGGGCCGAGTCCTTTCGCGGCGTGCCCTGGAAGGCCACTGCGCTGTGCGCGGCCGCCGTGCTGGCCTACGCGCTGCTGTTCCAGTGGCTGGGCTTTGCGCTGGCCACGGCGCTGATGGCACTGCCGGTGGGCATGGCGTTCGGCGGCAGCTGGAAACAGTCGCTCACCGGTGGCGCCGCGCTGGGCCTGGTGCTGTTCCTGCTGTTCGACAAGGTGCTGGACGTGGTGCTGCCCACCGGGCCGCTGTCTGCCGCTCTCGGAGGGAGCTGA
- a CDS encoding sensor histidine kinase, producing MTPLSWSRASIRRFLLVLLLPGLGAVFAGELWLAWRTASEAADAAYDRSLLGAVKSIDSSISTASGGIGVELPYRMLEFFELTAQGQVFYRVATEDGLVEIGSANLPAPPSPLQTGQPQFHEGAYVGQAVRVGSYARELNPPLAGQAGPQRVVIQVAETLEARNHFRRSLVLQSLARDVLLMVAASALLALAIAWAMRPLDRLRQEVDARDPQDMTPVDDTGAPAEVRPLVQAINHHIHRHREQTEARRRFIDDASHQLRTPLTTLATQVAYAQREADPAAQREVLDNIRAQLDETIRQTNQMLSLARADSAPPQRQAFDAVALAEALVRQWWGPAREQGVDLGLDAPDGPVPLQGEPDLLREALANLLHNAIRHGGAGAHVTLVVRGEADGAVQLAVVDNGPGLPPEELARAGERFFRGGGGALPGSGLGLAIVRTVAQRHGGEMWVGAGPEGRGLAVTLTLPAPPTSEAISG from the coding sequence GTGACACCGCTGTCGTGGTCGCGCGCGAGCATCCGCCGTTTCCTGCTGGTGCTGCTGCTGCCGGGCCTGGGCGCCGTGTTCGCGGGCGAGCTCTGGCTGGCCTGGCGCACCGCCAGCGAAGCGGCCGACGCGGCCTACGACCGCTCGCTGCTGGGCGCGGTGAAGTCCATCGATTCGAGCATTTCCACCGCCAGCGGCGGCATCGGCGTGGAGCTGCCCTACCGCATGCTCGAGTTCTTCGAGCTGACCGCGCAGGGCCAGGTGTTCTACCGCGTCGCCACGGAAGACGGGCTGGTGGAAATCGGCAGCGCCAACCTGCCCGCGCCGCCCTCGCCGCTGCAGACCGGCCAGCCACAGTTCCACGAAGGCGCCTATGTGGGCCAGGCGGTGCGCGTGGGCAGCTACGCGCGCGAGCTGAACCCGCCGCTGGCCGGGCAGGCCGGACCGCAGCGCGTGGTGATCCAGGTGGCCGAGACGCTGGAGGCGCGCAATCACTTCCGGCGTTCGCTGGTGCTGCAGTCGCTGGCGCGCGACGTGCTGCTGATGGTCGCGGCCAGCGCGCTGCTGGCGCTGGCGATTGCCTGGGCCATGCGCCCGCTGGACCGGCTGCGCCAGGAGGTGGACGCGCGCGACCCGCAGGACATGACGCCGGTGGACGACACCGGCGCGCCCGCCGAGGTGCGGCCGCTGGTGCAGGCCATCAACCACCACATTCATCGCCACCGCGAGCAGACCGAGGCGCGCCGCCGCTTCATCGACGACGCCTCGCACCAGCTGCGCACGCCGCTGACCACGCTGGCCACGCAGGTGGCCTACGCGCAGCGCGAGGCCGACCCGGCGGCGCAGCGCGAGGTGCTGGACAACATCCGCGCACAGCTGGACGAAACCATCCGGCAGACCAACCAGATGCTCTCGCTGGCGCGGGCCGACAGCGCTCCACCGCAGCGCCAGGCCTTCGACGCGGTGGCCCTGGCCGAAGCGCTGGTGCGCCAGTGGTGGGGGCCGGCGCGCGAACAGGGCGTGGACCTGGGCCTGGACGCGCCCGACGGCCCCGTGCCGCTGCAAGGCGAGCCCGACCTGCTGCGCGAGGCCCTGGCCAACCTGCTGCACAACGCCATCCGCCATGGCGGCGCGGGTGCCCACGTGACGCTGGTCGTGCGCGGCGAAGCGGATGGCGCGGTGCAGCTGGCGGTGGTGGACAACGGCCCCGGCCTGCCACCCGAGGAACTGGCGCGCGCCGGAGAACGCTTCTTCAGGGGCGGCGGTGGCGCCCTGCCCGGCTCCGGCCTGGGCCTGGCCATCGTGCGCACCGTGGCGCAGCGGCATGGTGGCGAGATGTGGGTGGGCGCGGGGCCGGAGGGTCGTGGGCTGGCCGTCACGCTCACGCTGCCGGCGCCGCCGACATCCGAGGCCATCTCGGGTTAA
- a CDS encoding alpha/beta fold hydrolase produces MEGCGPCRATACAQIAALESVCERIAQPILGHHMVWRRVGSGPPLVLLHGGHGSWLHWARVIPELSSSFSLWMPDMPGYGETTLAPTGGLTELVAQLRQSLDALLGAHAPILLGGFSFGGLVSAQLAAQREHVQRLVLIGPAGHGGPRRQTVSPMPWRHLDPDHDPVQWANRMRHNLLAQMLHSEAAVDALAREIQWHGCLNTRFRSKPFSRSAALAPALGRYPGEVLTLWAEHDVTAVPHDMTDGVAPDGAPRRQRVVGGAGHWLMHESPSTTARLMKRGLGVE; encoded by the coding sequence ATGGAGGGATGTGGTCCGTGCAGGGCGACCGCCTGCGCGCAGATCGCCGCACTGGAGTCGGTGTGTGAGCGCATCGCCCAGCCGATCCTCGGACACCACATGGTCTGGCGCCGGGTGGGGAGTGGCCCACCCCTGGTGCTGCTGCATGGCGGCCACGGCAGCTGGCTGCACTGGGCCCGGGTGATCCCCGAGCTCTCTTCCAGCTTCAGCCTGTGGATGCCCGACATGCCCGGCTACGGTGAGACCACGCTCGCGCCCACCGGGGGGCTCACCGAGCTTGTCGCCCAGTTGCGGCAAAGCCTGGATGCGCTGCTGGGGGCCCACGCGCCCATCCTTCTGGGCGGGTTTTCTTTCGGAGGTCTCGTCAGCGCCCAGCTGGCCGCACAGCGTGAGCATGTGCAGCGACTGGTGCTGATCGGTCCTGCGGGGCATGGTGGGCCGCGCCGGCAGACCGTCTCACCCATGCCCTGGCGACATCTGGACCCTGACCATGATCCAGTTCAATGGGCGAATCGCATGCGGCACAACCTGCTCGCGCAAATGCTGCACAGCGAGGCCGCCGTGGATGCGCTGGCGAGGGAGATCCAGTGGCACGGTTGCCTGAACACCCGCTTCCGCAGCAAGCCGTTCTCCCGCTCGGCGGCGCTGGCTCCGGCGCTGGGCCGCTACCCCGGGGAGGTCCTGACGCTCTGGGCCGAGCACGATGTCACCGCCGTGCCCCACGACATGACCGATGGTGTGGCACCGGATGGCGCCCCGCGCAGGCAACGGGTGGTGGGCGGTGCGGGGCACTGGCTCATGCACGAATCTCCTTCCACCACCGCCCGGCTGATGAAGAGGGGCTTGGGTGTTGAATGA
- a CDS encoding amidohydrolase family protein, with protein sequence MSLRTNPIPTGWDCHVHVFDPAHPAQAGHYRPVLRDLPEIEHTAAPLGLGHLVLVQPSVYGTDNGLILRALAREPGRHRGIAVVDTAVTDAELDTMHSLGMRGVRFNLVSPVGNGPEAFRALAPRLKARGWHVQWYAKADQLAAIAELHEGSGLTAVLDHLAGLHAGIGADDAAWAALQRLADLGAWVKLSGWYRLQASAPYDTLHAHIQRVAQTMGERLVWGSDWPHTAFPPEALPPYASVWQPVVQVLGESRAAAVREAGALLYA encoded by the coding sequence ATGAGCCTGCGCACAAACCCCATACCAACGGGCTGGGACTGCCATGTGCACGTGTTCGACCCCGCGCACCCGGCGCAGGCCGGCCACTACCGGCCGGTGCTGCGCGACCTGCCGGAGATCGAGCACACCGCCGCGCCGCTGGGCCTGGGCCACCTCGTGCTGGTGCAACCCAGCGTCTACGGCACCGACAACGGCCTGATCCTGCGCGCGCTGGCCCGCGAGCCGGGCCGCCACCGGGGCATCGCGGTGGTGGACACGGCCGTGACCGACGCCGAACTCGACACCATGCACAGCCTGGGCATGCGCGGCGTGCGCTTCAACCTCGTGTCCCCGGTGGGCAACGGCCCCGAGGCCTTTCGCGCCCTCGCGCCCCGGTTGAAGGCGCGTGGCTGGCACGTGCAGTGGTATGCGAAGGCCGACCAGCTCGCCGCCATCGCGGAGTTGCACGAAGGCAGCGGCCTGACCGCCGTGCTCGACCACCTCGCCGGCCTGCACGCGGGCATCGGCGCCGACGATGCCGCCTGGGCCGCCCTGCAGCGCCTGGCCGACCTGGGCGCCTGGGTCAAGCTCTCGGGCTGGTACCGGCTGCAGGCCAGCGCACCCTACGACACGCTGCACGCCCACATCCAGCGCGTGGCGCAGACGATGGGCGAACGCCTGGTCTGGGGCTCCGACTGGCCGCACACCGCCTTTCCACCCGAAGCCCTGCCGCCTTACGCCAGTGTCTGGCAACCGGTGGTGCAGGTGCTCGGCGAGTCCCGCGCCGCCGCCGTTCGCGAGGCCGGCGCCTTGCTCTACGCCTGA
- a CDS encoding response regulator: MRILLAEDETELGTWLVKALGQNHFHVDWVNDGRLVRRSLKATKYDALILDLGLPGLGGHDVLSDLREADERLPVLILTARDSLMERVNCLHGGADDFLAKPFDVAELEARLVALIRRSRGQEHPRFACGPLSYDSASKQFRLMHEVLSLTPREHAVLRALIQHPGEPLSKRELLERVFSDEQDVNPEAIEVLVHRLRKRLEASPVRIATLRGLGYQLESTA, translated from the coding sequence ATGCGCATCCTGCTCGCCGAAGACGAAACCGAACTGGGCACCTGGCTCGTCAAGGCGCTGGGCCAGAATCACTTCCATGTCGACTGGGTGAACGACGGCCGGCTGGTGCGCCGCAGCCTGAAGGCCACCAAGTACGACGCGCTCATCCTCGACCTGGGTCTGCCCGGCCTGGGCGGGCACGACGTGCTGTCCGACCTGCGCGAGGCCGATGAGCGCCTGCCGGTGCTCATCCTCACCGCGCGCGATTCGCTGATGGAGCGCGTGAACTGCCTGCACGGCGGGGCCGACGACTTCCTGGCCAAACCCTTCGACGTGGCCGAACTCGAAGCTCGGCTGGTCGCGCTGATCCGCCGCTCGCGCGGGCAAGAGCACCCGCGCTTTGCCTGCGGGCCGCTGAGCTACGACAGCGCGTCCAAACAGTTCCGCCTGATGCACGAGGTGCTCAGCCTCACGCCGCGCGAACACGCGGTGCTGCGCGCGCTGATCCAGCACCCGGGCGAGCCGCTGTCCAAGCGCGAGCTGCTGGAGCGCGTGTTCTCCGACGAGCAGGACGTGAACCCCGAGGCCATCGAGGTGCTGGTGCACCGCCTGCGCAAGCGGCTGGAGGCATCGCCCGTTCGCATCGCCACGCTGCGCGGCCTGGGCTACCAGCTGGAAAGCACCGCGTGA
- a CDS encoding tripartite tricarboxylate transporter permease: MDTLQHLILGFGVALTPTNLLIAAMGCFIGTIVGLLPGLGPINGVAILMPLAFAMKLPPETSLILLAAVYIGCEYGGRISSILLNVPGDAGAIMTALDGYPMARQGLGGVALSISAWSSFVGSLVATIGIVVMAPLLASWALSFGPAEYFALMCFAFACIAGLMGDAPVKAGLAAIIGLSMSCVGLDSNSGVYRFTGGDIHLSDGIQFVVVVIGVFSISELLLMLQEHHSSAGLVTKTGRMLFNWKELKATWWGTLRSSVVGFGVGVLPGAGATIASAMTYSMEKSLTDTEGTFGKGDIRGVAAPEAANNSAATGSFVPMLTLGVPGSGTTAVMVGALSLYNITPGPALFTQQPDLVWGLIASLFLANVILLVMNIPLVGVFTKVLSVPNWLLVPGIVAVSSVGVYAVHATTFDLVLMTALGFAAYLLRKQGIPMAPLILGFVLGDMMEQNLRRALSISNGDAGILVGSPISVGLWVAAALMLVVPLGMRMLSRRHHAEAAAT; this comes from the coding sequence ATGGACACCCTGCAACACCTGATCCTGGGCTTTGGCGTGGCGCTGACCCCGACCAACCTGCTGATTGCCGCGATGGGCTGCTTCATCGGCACCATCGTCGGCCTGCTGCCCGGACTGGGGCCGATCAACGGCGTGGCCATCCTGATGCCGCTGGCCTTCGCCATGAAGCTGCCGCCCGAGACCTCGCTGATCCTGCTGGCAGCCGTGTACATCGGCTGCGAGTACGGCGGGCGCATCTCATCGATCCTGCTCAATGTGCCGGGCGACGCGGGCGCCATCATGACCGCGCTGGACGGCTACCCCATGGCGCGCCAGGGCCTGGGTGGGGTGGCGCTGTCGATCTCCGCCTGGAGCTCGTTCGTGGGTTCGCTGGTCGCCACCATCGGCATCGTGGTGATGGCGCCGCTGCTCGCCAGCTGGGCGCTGTCCTTCGGGCCAGCCGAGTACTTCGCGCTCATGTGTTTCGCCTTCGCTTGCATCGCCGGCCTCATGGGCGACGCGCCGGTCAAGGCCGGGCTGGCCGCGATCATCGGCCTGTCGATGTCGTGCGTCGGGCTCGACTCCAACTCGGGCGTCTACCGTTTCACCGGTGGCGACATTCACCTCTCCGACGGCATCCAGTTCGTGGTCGTCGTCATCGGCGTGTTTTCCATCAGCGAGCTGTTGCTGATGCTGCAAGAGCACCACAGCAGCGCCGGCCTGGTGACGAAGACCGGACGCATGCTCTTCAACTGGAAGGAGCTCAAGGCCACCTGGTGGGGCACGCTGCGCTCCAGCGTGGTGGGCTTCGGCGTGGGCGTGCTGCCCGGTGCGGGCGCCACCATCGCCAGCGCCATGACGTATTCGATGGAGAAGAGCCTGACCGACACCGAAGGCACGTTCGGCAAAGGCGACATCCGGGGTGTGGCCGCGCCCGAAGCGGCCAACAACTCGGCCGCCACCGGCTCCTTCGTGCCCATGCTCACGCTGGGCGTGCCCGGCTCGGGCACCACGGCGGTGATGGTGGGCGCGCTCTCGCTCTACAACATCACACCCGGCCCGGCGCTGTTCACCCAGCAGCCCGATCTGGTGTGGGGCCTGATCGCCTCGCTGTTCCTGGCCAACGTCATCCTGCTGGTGATGAACATCCCGCTGGTGGGCGTGTTCACCAAGGTGCTGAGCGTGCCCAACTGGCTGCTGGTGCCCGGCATCGTGGCGGTCAGCAGCGTGGGCGTGTACGCGGTGCACGCCACCACGTTCGACCTGGTGCTGATGACGGCCCTCGGCTTCGCGGCCTACCTGCTGCGCAAGCAGGGCATCCCGATGGCGCCGCTGATCCTGGGCTTTGTGCTCGGCGACATGATGGAACAGAACCTGCGCCGCGCGCTGTCGATCAGCAATGGCGACGCGGGCATCCTGGTCGGGAGCCCGATTTCGGTCGGCCTGTGGGTGGCCGCGGCGCTGATGCTGGTGGTGCCGCTGGGGATGCGGATGCTGTCCAGGCGCCACCATGCGGAGGCAGCGGCGACCTGA
- a CDS encoding Bug family tripartite tricarboxylate transporter substrate binding protein: MSIASKFIAAAVSAVALTATANPLDKTECIAPAKPGGGFDLTCKLVQSALQEGKFIADPMRVTYMPGGIGAVAYNTVIAQKPDAANAIVAFSGGSLLNLAQGKFGRYTENDVRWLAAIGTDYGAVVVAENSPFKSLKDVMAAMKADPTKVVLGAGGTVGSQDWMKAALTARSGGVNPKTMRYVAFEGGGEALTALQGGHIHVFTGDAAEAQQQIKAGAKVRILAVMNDKRLTGDMANIPTATEQGYDVDWPIVRGFYLGPKVNDADYKVWADTFSKLMATPAYDKLRSERGLFPMAMTGAPLDAYVKKQVAGYRKLAEEFGLNVVPAK, encoded by the coding sequence ATGAGCATCGCTTCCAAGTTCATCGCCGCCGCCGTCTCGGCCGTCGCCCTGACCGCCACCGCCAACCCGCTGGACAAGACCGAGTGCATCGCCCCCGCCAAGCCCGGCGGTGGTTTCGACCTCACCTGCAAGCTGGTGCAGAGCGCGCTGCAGGAGGGCAAGTTCATCGCCGACCCGATGCGCGTGACGTACATGCCCGGTGGCATCGGCGCCGTGGCCTACAACACCGTGATCGCGCAGAAGCCCGACGCGGCCAACGCCATCGTCGCGTTCTCCGGCGGCTCACTGCTCAACCTCGCGCAGGGCAAGTTCGGCCGCTACACCGAGAACGACGTGCGCTGGCTCGCCGCCATCGGCACCGACTACGGGGCCGTGGTGGTGGCCGAGAACTCGCCCTTCAAATCGCTCAAGGACGTGATGGCCGCGATGAAGGCCGACCCGACCAAGGTGGTGCTGGGCGCCGGCGGCACCGTGGGCAGCCAGGACTGGATGAAGGCGGCGCTCACCGCACGCTCCGGCGGCGTGAACCCCAAGACCATGCGCTACGTGGCCTTCGAAGGCGGCGGCGAGGCGCTGACCGCGCTGCAGGGCGGCCACATCCACGTCTTCACCGGCGACGCGGCCGAGGCCCAGCAGCAGATCAAGGCCGGTGCCAAGGTGCGCATCCTGGCGGTGATGAACGACAAGCGCCTCACCGGCGACATGGCGAACATCCCCACCGCCACGGAACAGGGGTACGACGTGGACTGGCCCATCGTGCGTGGCTTCTACCTCGGCCCCAAGGTGAACGACGCCGACTACAAGGTCTGGGCCGACACCTTCAGCAAGCTGATGGCCACCCCCGCCTACGACAAGCTGCGCAGCGAGCGCGGCCTGTTCCCGATGGCGATGACCGGCGCGCCGCTGGACGCCTACGTCAAGAAGCAGGTGGCCGGCTACCGCAAGCTGGCCGAAGAGTTCGGCCTGAACGTCGTGCCCGCCAAGTAA